A region from the Parabacteroides sp. FAFU027 genome encodes:
- a CDS encoding alkene reductase translates to METYKLFTPHKLGTIELKNRVVMSPMTRCRAIGNIPNDLMAEYYYQRSGAGLNITEGTAPSANGLGYARIPGIFNKEQVEGWKKVTSAVHEKEGRIIVQLMHTGRISHPLNTPEGSQIIAPSAVKAAGQMWTDAEQMQDFPVPKEMTAEDIIQTKTEFVEAAINGLKAGFDGVELHGANGYLLEQFLSPVSNIRTDGYGGSIENRCRFVLEVVEAVAEAIGRGKTGIRLSPYGVASDMPHYPEIDATYKYLATELNKLDIAYIHLVDHSAMGAPAVPPEIKTAIRTLFKNTIILAGGYNKEKAESDIESGLGDLIAFGRPFINNPDWVDRLKNGYPLSHELHMDLFYSADEKGYTDYPSYKKE, encoded by the coding sequence ATGGAAACATACAAATTATTCACACCCCATAAGCTGGGCACTATTGAGTTGAAAAACCGGGTGGTTATGTCCCCCATGACAAGATGCCGGGCAATCGGAAACATTCCTAATGACCTGATGGCTGAGTACTACTATCAACGATCGGGAGCCGGATTGAATATCACTGAGGGAACAGCTCCATCAGCAAACGGACTGGGTTATGCTCGTATTCCTGGTATTTTTAATAAAGAACAGGTGGAAGGTTGGAAAAAAGTCACTTCAGCAGTTCATGAAAAAGAGGGCAGAATCATAGTGCAACTGATGCACACCGGACGGATAAGTCATCCCCTTAATACGCCTGAAGGGTCTCAGATAATTGCCCCCTCAGCCGTGAAAGCAGCAGGACAGATGTGGACCGATGCTGAGCAAATGCAGGATTTCCCTGTTCCCAAAGAGATGACGGCAGAAGATATTATTCAGACTAAAACGGAATTTGTAGAAGCGGCTATAAATGGGTTGAAAGCCGGATTTGACGGAGTGGAGCTGCATGGAGCCAACGGCTATCTGCTTGAACAATTCCTTTCACCGGTGAGTAATATCCGTACAGATGGTTATGGCGGAAGCATTGAAAATCGCTGCCGGTTTGTACTCGAAGTGGTAGAAGCGGTGGCGGAAGCTATTGGAAGAGGGAAAACCGGTATTCGTTTATCCCCGTATGGAGTGGCCAGTGACATGCCGCATTATCCCGAGATAGATGCCACCTACAAATATCTGGCTACGGAACTGAATAAGCTTGACATCGCCTACATCCACTTAGTGGATCATTCGGCAATGGGTGCCCCGGCTGTTCCTCCGGAAATAAAAACGGCCATCAGGACTCTTTTCAAAAACACCATCATACTGGCCGGCGGATACAATAAAGAGAAAGCCGAGTCAGATATTGAAAGTGGGTTGGGCGACCTGATTGCTTTTGGCCGTCCGTTCATCAATAATCCTGATTGGGTTGACCGGCTCAAAAATGGCTATCCCCTCTCGCATGAGTTACATATGGATTTATTTTATTCCGCAGATGAAAAGGGATACACAGATTATCCCTCCTATAAAAAGGAATAA
- a CDS encoding ABC transporter permease: protein MSKIGLIIQKEYLRRVNKKSFIIFTFLTPLLIVVLVAMPLWLSTFKDTEVKNIALIDVTGKYGAVLKDRDNYHFINMKKEAGVFNPNDHKDIYAFVMIDADLLQHPDKITIYSETQITTDLKGYISDQLSKYLSNEKLASYNIPDLKKIIQNSQIELNIKTIKRNDNGKEKAASSEFATAVGLVATFMIYMFIFMYGAMVMRGVMEEKSSRIVEVLVSSVKPIELMLGKIIGIALVGLTQFLLWVILSLGILMVVALTTGMPLLATASAQAPGILQMMGGVNLAEIILYFVLYFLGGYLLYASLFAAVGSAVDSETDTQQFMLPITIPIIFAMYAGIYSAQNPDGPLAFWCSLIPFTSPIVMMVRLPFDVPLWEKLLSLTLLIITFIGTTWMAAKIYRTGILMYGKKVNYRELLKWLKY, encoded by the coding sequence TTATTCAAAAAGAATATTTGCGCAGGGTGAACAAGAAATCGTTCATCATCTTTACGTTTCTGACCCCGCTGTTGATTGTCGTGCTGGTGGCTATGCCGTTGTGGCTTTCGACATTTAAAGATACGGAGGTGAAAAATATCGCCCTGATTGATGTGACCGGAAAGTACGGCGCGGTACTGAAAGACCGGGATAACTATCATTTTATCAACATGAAAAAGGAGGCCGGGGTATTTAACCCCAATGACCATAAGGATATTTATGCCTTTGTGATGATTGATGCCGACCTGCTGCAACACCCCGATAAGATTACCATCTATTCGGAGACGCAGATAACGACTGATCTGAAAGGCTATATCTCTGACCAGTTAAGTAAGTATCTGAGCAATGAGAAACTGGCTTCGTATAACATTCCCGACCTGAAAAAGATTATTCAGAATTCACAGATTGAGTTGAATATCAAGACCATTAAGCGAAATGATAATGGGAAGGAGAAGGCCGCATCGAGCGAGTTTGCCACGGCTGTTGGGCTTGTTGCCACGTTCATGATTTACATGTTTATTTTCATGTATGGTGCGATGGTTATGCGGGGCGTGATGGAGGAAAAAAGTTCGCGGATTGTTGAGGTGTTGGTCTCATCGGTAAAACCCATTGAGTTGATGTTGGGGAAAATCATCGGGATTGCCCTGGTCGGACTGACACAGTTCCTGCTTTGGGTAATTCTCTCGTTAGGGATATTAATGGTGGTCGCATTGACTACGGGAATGCCCCTGCTCGCAACAGCTTCTGCTCAGGCGCCCGGAATTCTGCAAATGATGGGAGGCGTCAACCTGGCAGAGATAATACTCTATTTTGTACTCTATTTCCTGGGAGGATATTTGCTTTATGCTTCCTTGTTTGCTGCGGTGGGTTCGGCCGTGGATAGCGAGACAGATACGCAGCAGTTTATGTTGCCCATCACCATTCCGATTATTTTTGCGATGTATGCCGGTATTTACAGTGCACAGAATCCTGACGGACCGCTGGCTTTCTGGTGCTCGTTGATCCCTTTCACGTCCCCGATTGTGATGATGGTGAGGTTGCCGTTTGATGTACCGTTGTGGGAGAAGTTATTGTCACTGACATTGCTGATTATCACTTTCATCGGAACCACCTGGATGGCAGCGAAAATTTACCGCACGGGTATTCTGATGTATGGGAAAAAGGTGAATTACCGTGAGCTGCTGAAGTGGCTGAAATATTGA